The Serpentinimonas maccroryi genome has a segment encoding these proteins:
- a CDS encoding 5-formyltetrahydrofolate cyclo-ligase, protein MNNNRPPDQMARKAQWRQRLIEQRLRLGDRLARNDALQRVLRVWLVDRPDSAIGAYWPIKGEFDPLPALFRWQEAGREADALGASRERKIGLPVIDKASKTLSFHRWYPGCPMEPDAYDIPKPCGTERITPTLLFVPCVGYGPGGYRLGYGGGFYDRTLAQLQPRPYTVGLAYTHGFLPELEPEPHDWPLDAILNDNGVVWPLD, encoded by the coding sequence ATGAACAACAACCGCCCGCCTGACCAGATGGCGCGCAAAGCCCAGTGGCGCCAGCGCCTGATCGAGCAGCGCCTGCGCCTGGGCGACCGGCTGGCGCGCAACGACGCGCTGCAGCGCGTGCTGCGGGTCTGGCTGGTGGATCGGCCCGACAGCGCCATCGGCGCCTACTGGCCGATCAAGGGCGAGTTCGACCCGCTGCCGGCGCTGTTTCGCTGGCAGGAGGCCGGGCGCGAGGCCGACGCGCTGGGCGCCAGCCGCGAACGCAAAATCGGCCTGCCGGTGATCGACAAGGCCAGCAAAACCCTGAGCTTTCACCGCTGGTACCCGGGCTGCCCGATGGAGCCCGACGCCTACGACATCCCCAAACCCTGCGGCACCGAGCGCATCACGCCCACGCTGCTGTTCGTGCCCTGCGTGGGCTACGGGCCGGGCGGCTACCGGCTGGGCTACGGCGGCGGTTTTTATGACCGCACGCTGGCGCAACTGCAGCCCCGCCCCTACACCGTGGGGCTGGCGTACACGCACGGGTTTTTGCCCGAGCTCGAACCCGAGCCGCACGACTGGCCGCTGGACGCGATCTTGAACGACAACGGCGTGGTCTGGCCGCTGGACTGA
- a CDS encoding lytic transglycosylase domain-containing protein has protein sequence MFRLFVAQPKASLRPFAPTQPRRRLRWFATLLACILLPAAVAANPSAATLSAPAAAAAPAPLSRAEQALLEMEQAFERRNHARLAALLPQVAGHPLEPLAQYWVLAARLESANPDEIRAFLRRWSGTFYENRLRADWLLLLGRARDWNTFNQEFADFRLTADREIRCYALVAQRERPAAERAAALPALWLAQTRADDGCAHAAERLLASGDLPAAVVWQRARLATEGNLPGTAAQAVGLINPQWAQQVAGLVSQPQRFIDAAGSAERLPAPELATLALIRLAMEDPPAATDAMHQARWRLHLSAEAQSWVWAVIGRRQAQRLNSEAHAAFGHTQLDLLHDSHLIWATRAALRAGDWNRVHDAIMAMGSAQRDEAVWSYWLARALNERAASLPARQAAQAQQWREQAQQIQRRIAGVGGFYEQLALEALGQRISTPPAPAPLTAAEIAAARQHPGLQRALHAIAIGLRNDGVREWNYHIIVHRSGGLSERELLAAADFACSRQVWDRCINTSERTRTEIDHLQRFPMPFRDQVLAQSRAIGLDPAYVFGLIRQESRFIMDARSHVGASGLMQLMPATARLVARRIGLQNFTQDQVNQLDVNIALGTAYLQWRLEQLDGSRVLAAAAYNAGIGRPQQWRNGPVLEAAIWIENIPFAETRDYVQRVLANGTNYAALISGQPQSLRAHLQPIGPRATPAASAPVPLAQRP, from the coding sequence ATGTTCAGATTGTTCGTTGCTCAACCCAAGGCGTCGCTGCGCCCGTTCGCACCCACCCAGCCCAGGCGGCGGCTGCGCTGGTTTGCCACCCTGCTGGCGTGCATCTTACTGCCTGCCGCGGTGGCGGCCAACCCCAGCGCAGCGACCTTGAGCGCGCCAGCCGCAGCCGCGGCACCTGCGCCCCTGAGCCGGGCCGAGCAAGCGCTGCTCGAGATGGAGCAGGCCTTCGAGCGCCGCAACCACGCGCGCCTGGCCGCCCTGCTGCCGCAAGTGGCCGGGCACCCGCTCGAACCGCTGGCCCAGTACTGGGTGCTGGCGGCGCGCCTCGAGAGCGCCAACCCCGACGAAATCCGCGCCTTTCTGCGCCGCTGGAGCGGCACCTTTTACGAAAACCGCCTGCGCGCTGACTGGCTGCTGCTGCTCGGGCGCGCGCGCGACTGGAACACCTTCAACCAGGAGTTTGCCGATTTCCGCCTCACCGCCGACCGCGAAATCCGCTGCTACGCCTTGGTGGCCCAGCGCGAGCGCCCGGCGGCCGAGCGCGCCGCCGCCTTGCCCGCGCTCTGGTTGGCGCAAACCCGGGCCGACGACGGCTGCGCCCACGCCGCCGAGCGCCTGCTTGCCAGCGGCGACCTGCCCGCAGCCGTGGTCTGGCAGCGCGCGCGCCTAGCCACCGAGGGCAATCTGCCCGGCACGGCGGCGCAAGCCGTGGGCCTGATTAACCCGCAGTGGGCGCAGCAGGTGGCGGGCCTCGTCAGCCAGCCACAGCGCTTCATCGACGCCGCCGGCAGCGCCGAGCGCCTGCCCGCCCCCGAACTGGCCACACTGGCACTCATCCGGCTGGCCATGGAAGACCCCCCAGCCGCCACCGACGCCATGCACCAAGCGCGCTGGCGCTTGCACCTGAGCGCCGAAGCGCAGAGCTGGGTCTGGGCCGTGATCGGGCGCCGCCAAGCCCAGCGCCTGAACTCCGAGGCCCACGCCGCCTTTGGCCACACCCAGCTTGATCTGCTGCACGACTCGCACCTGATCTGGGCCACGCGTGCCGCCTTGCGCGCCGGCGACTGGAACCGGGTACACGACGCCATCATGGCCATGGGCAGCGCGCAGCGCGACGAAGCGGTCTGGAGCTACTGGTTGGCGCGCGCCCTGAACGAACGCGCCGCCAGCCTGCCGGCCCGTCAAGCGGCACAGGCGCAGCAATGGCGCGAACAGGCGCAGCAAATCCAGCGCCGCATCGCCGGCGTGGGCGGTTTTTACGAGCAGTTGGCGCTCGAAGCCCTGGGCCAGCGCATCAGCACCCCACCCGCCCCCGCCCCCCTGACGGCGGCCGAAATCGCCGCCGCGCGCCAGCACCCGGGTCTGCAGCGCGCCCTGCACGCCATTGCCATCGGGCTGCGCAACGATGGCGTACGCGAGTGGAACTACCACATCATCGTGCACCGCAGCGGCGGCCTGAGCGAGCGCGAACTGCTAGCCGCCGCCGACTTCGCCTGCAGCCGCCAAGTCTGGGACCGTTGCATCAACACCAGCGAGCGCACCCGCACCGAGATCGACCACCTGCAGCGCTTCCCGATGCCGTTTCGCGACCAGGTGTTGGCCCAGTCGCGGGCCATCGGGCTGGATCCGGCCTACGTCTTTGGCCTGATTCGCCAAGAAAGCCGCTTCATCATGGATGCGCGCTCGCACGTCGGTGCTTCGGGGCTGATGCAGCTCATGCCCGCCACCGCGCGTCTGGTGGCGCGGCGCATCGGGCTGCAAAACTTCACCCAAGATCAGGTCAACCAGCTCGACGTCAACATCGCCTTGGGTACCGCCTACCTGCAATGGCGCCTAGAGCAGCTCGACGGCTCGCGCGTGCTCGCCGCCGCCGCCTACAACGCCGGCATTGGGCGCCCGCAGCAGTGGCGCAACGGCCCGGTGCTCGAAGCCGCGATCTGGATCGAAAACATCCCCTTTGCCGAAACCCGCGACTACGTGCAGCGCGTGCTGGCCAACGGCACCAACTACGCCGCCCTGATCAGCGGCCAACCACAGAGCCTGCGCGCGCACCTGCAGCCGATCGGGCCGCGCGCCACCCCCGCCGCCAGCGCCCCGGTGCCTTTAGCCCAGCGGCCCTGA
- a CDS encoding complex I NDUFA9 subunit family protein: MKNVLVLGGTGFVGRHLCEHLNRAGIRATVPTRRLNNAQAVQMLPLVQPLEADVHDAAALARLLPGHDAVVNLIAVLHGSRARFEQVHVELPRRLAAAMQASGVRRLVHVSALGASASGPSEYQRSKAAGEAVLQAAGLELTILRPSVIFGAEDRFLNLFASLQKLFPLMPLAGSQARLQPVWVGDVARALLHCLLHPATSGQIIECAGPETFSLADLVRLAGRLSGHPRPVLPLPRALGYAQALLMQLLPGEPLLSADNLRSLEVDNVASGQLPDLRALGIEPQALEPLAARYLDQAGRADPLLALRKHAVHRK, translated from the coding sequence ATGAAAAACGTTTTGGTTCTGGGCGGCACCGGCTTTGTCGGCCGCCACCTGTGCGAACACCTCAACCGCGCCGGCATCCGCGCCACCGTGCCCACGCGCCGCCTGAACAACGCCCAAGCGGTGCAGATGCTGCCCTTGGTGCAACCGCTAGAGGCCGATGTGCACGATGCGGCCGCGCTGGCGCGGCTGCTGCCTGGCCACGACGCCGTGGTCAACCTGATCGCGGTGCTGCACGGCAGCCGGGCGCGCTTCGAGCAGGTGCACGTGGAATTGCCGCGCCGGCTCGCCGCCGCCATGCAAGCCAGCGGTGTGCGCCGCTTGGTGCACGTGAGCGCGCTGGGCGCCAGCGCCAGCGGACCGTCGGAGTACCAGCGCAGCAAAGCCGCCGGCGAGGCCGTGCTGCAAGCCGCCGGGCTCGAGCTCACCATCCTGCGCCCGAGCGTGATCTTCGGCGCCGAAGACCGCTTCCTCAACCTGTTTGCCTCGCTGCAAAAGCTGTTTCCACTCATGCCGCTGGCCGGATCGCAGGCGCGGCTGCAGCCGGTCTGGGTGGGTGACGTGGCGCGGGCGCTGCTGCACTGCCTGCTGCACCCCGCCACCAGCGGCCAGATCATCGAGTGTGCCGGCCCCGAGACCTTTAGCTTGGCCGACTTGGTGCGCTTGGCGGGCCGGCTGTCGGGCCACCCGCGGCCCGTGCTGCCCCTGCCGCGCGCACTGGGCTATGCGCAGGCGTTGCTGATGCAGCTGCTGCCCGGTGAGCCGCTGCTCAGCGCCGACAACCTGCGCTCGCTCGAAGTGGACAACGTGGCCAGCGGCCAACTGCCGGACCTGCGCGCACTGGGCATCGAACCCCAGGCGCTGGAGCCGCTGGCGGCGCGCTACCTCGATCAAGCCGGCCGCGCCGACCCGCTGCTGGCCCTGCGCAAACACGCTGTCCATCGCAAGTAA
- a CDS encoding metal-sensitive transcriptional regulator, which produces MSKSTPKPAAKAATPASAAPLKNAAQAPADAAAPEPISAHRAQHQRDVSNRLRRIEGQVRALVQMIEDGRPCEDIAQQMAAARKALDKAFYRMMACSMMEAAASADAGNDLERSTRILEKYA; this is translated from the coding sequence ATGAGCAAGAGCACACCCAAGCCGGCAGCCAAAGCTGCCACACCAGCGTCCGCCGCACCCTTGAAAAACGCCGCACAAGCACCGGCTGACGCGGCCGCGCCCGAGCCGATCTCGGCGCACCGCGCCCAGCACCAGCGCGACGTCAGCAACCGGCTGCGCCGCATCGAAGGCCAAGTGCGCGCCTTGGTGCAGATGATCGAAGACGGCCGCCCCTGCGAAGACATCGCCCAGCAGATGGCCGCCGCCCGCAAGGCGCTCGACAAGGCCTTTTACCGCATGATGGCCTGCTCGATGATGGAAGCCGCCGCCAGCGCCGACGCCGGCAACGATCTCGAGCGCTCCACCCGCATCCTCGAAAAATACGCTTGA
- a CDS encoding multifunctional CCA addition/repair protein codes for MRIYLVGGAVRDGLLGHYHLAHRRPDGSVHADRDWVVVGATPEQMRAQGFLPVGRDFPVFLHPRTHEEYALARTERKTARGYHGFDFYADPTVTIEQDLGRRDLSINAMALPAAALDPDGRFDPHSPALIDPYGGRADLQAKVLRHVTHAFAEDPVRLLRMARFAARWSDFQIAPETLSLMQQMVAHGEADHLVPERVWQELARGLQEPRPSRMLAVLRQCGALRVLLPEVDALWGVPQRAEYHPEIDTGTHLEMVLDMAAQLGAGLEVRYACLCHDLGKGTTPAELLPRHHGHEQRSARLAQAIGQRWRVPRDCRELADVVAREHGHIHASLNLSAGATLRLLQRCDALRRPERFEQVLLACEADARGRLGHHDAPYPQAQRLRLALQAALAADTAGVAAAVQAQPGANPRSSGLQIGRAIEALREAAIAAALPAAPQADA; via the coding sequence ATGCGCATCTACCTCGTCGGCGGCGCCGTGCGCGACGGCCTGCTCGGCCACTACCACTTAGCCCACCGCCGCCCCGACGGCAGCGTGCACGCCGACCGCGACTGGGTCGTGGTCGGCGCCACGCCCGAACAGATGCGGGCCCAGGGCTTTCTGCCCGTGGGGCGCGACTTTCCGGTGTTTTTGCACCCGCGCACACACGAGGAATACGCGTTGGCGCGCACCGAGCGCAAAACCGCGCGCGGCTACCACGGCTTCGATTTTTACGCCGACCCCACGGTGACCATCGAGCAAGACTTGGGGCGGCGCGACCTGAGCATCAACGCCATGGCGCTGCCCGCTGCGGCGCTCGACCCCGACGGGCGCTTCGACCCGCACAGCCCGGCGCTGATCGACCCCTACGGCGGCCGCGCCGACTTGCAAGCCAAGGTGCTGCGCCACGTCACCCACGCCTTTGCCGAAGACCCGGTGCGCCTGTTGCGCATGGCGCGCTTTGCGGCGCGCTGGAGCGACTTTCAAATTGCCCCCGAAACCCTGAGCCTGATGCAGCAGATGGTGGCGCACGGCGAGGCCGACCACCTGGTGCCCGAGCGCGTCTGGCAAGAGCTGGCGCGCGGCCTGCAAGAGCCCCGGCCCTCGCGCATGCTGGCGGTGCTGCGCCAGTGCGGCGCGCTGCGCGTGCTGCTGCCCGAAGTCGATGCGCTCTGGGGCGTGCCGCAGCGCGCCGAGTACCACCCCGAAATCGACACCGGCACGCACCTCGAAATGGTGCTCGACATGGCGGCGCAGCTGGGCGCCGGGCTGGAGGTGCGCTACGCCTGCCTGTGTCACGATTTGGGCAAGGGCACGACCCCGGCCGAGCTGCTGCCGCGCCACCACGGGCACGAGCAGCGCAGCGCCCGGCTGGCGCAGGCCATTGGGCAGCGCTGGCGCGTGCCGCGCGACTGCCGCGAACTGGCCGACGTGGTGGCGCGCGAGCACGGCCACATCCACGCCAGCCTGAACTTAAGCGCCGGGGCCACGCTGCGCTTGCTGCAGCGCTGCGATGCGCTGCGCCGGCCTGAGCGTTTCGAGCAGGTGCTGCTGGCCTGCGAAGCCGACGCCCGCGGCCGGCTGGGCCACCACGACGCGCCCTACCCGCAAGCACAGCGGCTGCGCCTGGCCCTGCAAGCGGCGCTGGCCGCCGACACCGCCGGCGTGGCCGCGGCCGTGCAGGCGCAGCCCGGAGCCAACCCGCGCAGCAGCGGCCTGCAGATCGGGCGCGCCATCGAGGCGCTGCGCGAGGCCGCCATCGCGGCGGCCTTGCCGGCAGCCCCGCAAGCCGATGCTTAG